The following is a genomic window from Anser cygnoides isolate HZ-2024a breed goose chromosome 33, Taihu_goose_T2T_genome, whole genome shotgun sequence.
TGGTGTCATTACAATGTCCCTGACCCTGGCACGGTgcacacccagcagcttccccctCTTCCAAACTCTAGGGATGGAAAAGCCTCTTCCATACTCCAGCAATGGGTTGGAGAGACAAGATCAAGCCCAGCCCCGGCACCAGCAACTGGAGCAACTGGTTTAGCTGGGTCAAAGTGGAGCACGGGAGTCGCAGAGGCTGAAACCTGTTCCAAGCTGTGTGTAAACCTCCTGGCATGTCCCTCGCTGCTCCCGGTTTGGTAAGAGCTTGTCCTGGGGAGCTGCCAGTGCGGACACGTCGggctggcaccgctgcggtcCCCGTTCCCaggaccacccccccccccccaatgtgaTGTCCCCGCAGCAGCGGGGTTCGTGGCTCCAGGCGGTCCCACCACTCGGGAAACACCCAGCGATTCCTGCTCTCCGGGGAGGTTTGGGGTTTAATGAGAGtggggcagagcctgggcaAGCGCACACAGAGCTCGGCACGGCCAGGGGGTTGGAGCGAGTCGGTGGCCGTGAAACGGCCGTGAAACAGCCACCGGCTCGCTCCAAGCACCCGGCCGTGCCGATGcccagtggctgcagggcccggGTTATTTTTAAGCTTGGGACCGTCACGGAGCAGCTGGGCAGGCGACACAGCGCCAGGGCTGGGCATTCCCAGAAGGCTCAGCCGGATCCTGCCCGCTGCCGAGCCGCGCTGAGACGGGTACGGGGGTGCCaccgctgccagcccctgcgTGGACACTGCCAAGTGAGTGACACTGGGGTCCCCCACCTCTGCCTGGGACCCCCACCTCCTTCCAGGACCCTCACCCCCATCTGGCAACCCAACTTCCTTCTAGGACCCCACTTTTCATCCAGACCCCCTGCCTCGATCCAAGACCCCCACCTCCATCTGGGAACCCCACTTCCATCCTGGCCCCCTATCTCCATCCAGGACCCCCAGCTCTGGAACACCCACTTCCATCTTAGgcccccagctccttccaggACCCCTCATCTCCATCCAGACCCCCTATCTCTATCTGGGACCCCCAATTCCACCTGGGATCCCCATCTCCATCCAGGACCCCCTTTATGGCCACCCCAATTGCCCCAGGTGCAGCCCCCAAAGATGCTGCAgttcaccccaaaaccctccaCCCCTCCACGCCATCACCCCCCAGGACAGGGCCACGGGTCTGGCTCCCCATGGGACCAAGACAGGGTTGGGGGTGTGTCGGCAATTTTGGGACCCCCTGGCTGCATTATTTCCCCAACACATGGGATGGGAAGTACGGAAAATGGAAACAGAGGGAGCGGGATATAATTAGCCCCGAATGAGGGTTGGAATCTGGGATAAAGAGCCCAGCACCACCCGGCTCTTGCAAAAACGCCACAGTGACAGCACCcggcagcccccctgctccctcGGGAGGGTTCCCCTGCGGATGGGCACAAAGCAGGGGGGATCGTCCCAGCCGCCCCCGTTTGGGGGCTTGGCACCGGCCCCCGCTCCCGGGGGGACACGCGGGGATGGGGAGGCCGCAGCGGGCACGGCCAGGCCGCTGCGGATGCTGGGCCGTAACGAGAGCTGGGATTATCAGCGCAGCCGGGGAATCTGGTTTCTTTGGCCGCGCCGTTGCTGAGGCAACCTTCGGGCAGGGATTGTGGGGCATTTTTCATGCGACAAGAGGCCTTTCTgtgcgcggggaggggggggcccaCGCCGCGTCACCCGATAGCCCCCGCTGGTCCCCCCCGCCTGGCTCCGAGGACACCGGACACCCGCGCTGTTATCGGCCgcggagcagggctggggccggaTCCGGCAGGGCACCGCGGTGCTGACAGATGGGGGATGCCAGCAGGTCGCCCCTGGGGTCAGGATCCGACCTGGGGCTGGCTCCGTGGCCCACCCCTTCCCTGGCACCCCACTGCTGCTCTTCCCATAGGGCCGCAACCAGGCCAGCTTTGGCCCCAGGGGTGGCAGAAAGGGATGCCTGAGGTCTGGCACAAGGGAGACGTGGAGCCCCCGAGAGCGGCTCCCTGCCCTGTAAGCACCGAGAGATGCTCCAGCACATCCCTCTGGTGCGGGGCGAGCAGACCACggggcagcagtggggctgTCGGGGTGTCCCCGCATCCCGGTCCCCATGAAGGCAGCACGGGGCGTCCCGGCGGTGCCAGCCCGACTCTCCAGCCCTGGTATCGGATCCTCCCGGAGGGAGGGGGCTTGGAGCTTATTTAACGTCTCCGGCCAGCCCAGCCCGGCACACTTGGCGCGGCGGGGAGCTCAGGTGAgcgcggggctggggatggTGCGCAGGCACCCACCGGGGTTCAACCCTATAAAGGGGGCATGCAGCCTGGGTCCCCCCCTGCAGGAGCACCCTGATAAAGCCTGGGGGAGCACCAGGGCACCCCACAGCCCTGTGGCACCAAGCTGGGAAGGCCAGGGCAGGCAGTGCTTCTGGGGTGGAGAAGGGGGGCACTGAAATTTGGGGCTCGCAGCGGCCGCCGTAACGCAGCGGGTGCCTCCCTGCAGCCGGAGCCATGGCATCACAGCTGGAAGGGGCCATGGAGACGCTCATCAACGTCTTCCACCACTACTCGGGCAAAGAGGGGGACAAGTACAAGCTGAGCAAGaaggagctgaaggagctgctgcagagcgaGCTGGGCTGCTTCCTGGAGGTAGGGGTTGTGCTGGGGTGTGGGAGATGGGCTTCCCCTTTTCTCCACGCCCTGGGACATGtccccagctctggggctcaCCCTTTGTCATCCCCCCAACAGACCCAGAAGGACACGGGTGCCGTGGAGAAGATCATGCAGGACCTGGATGAGAACGGCGACGGGGAGGTGGACTTCCAGGAGTACGTGGTCCTGGTGGCCGCCCTCACCGTGGCCTGCAACACCTTCTTCTGGGAGAATGCCTGAGCcgggccagccccagccccgcagcagccagCCGCGGCACCCCAAAACGCAGAGCCCCCCACACCACCCCACCTCACCTCCCGCTCCCCAGCGCACCCAGGGGATCCCACGGGGATCCAGCTCCGCAATAAAGGCACCGACCCAGCCCGCGGCGTGTTGTCAGCTCCTTTGGGACTTCCATCCCCATCCCGCTGCCCGTGACCCCCTCGggacaaccccccccccggttcaCCCAAGGGCCCAGGGATGTCCCCAGCTCCACCGTGCCCCGGAGCCGGGCCCCAGCCCCGGATCCCCATGGGACCAGCACCGCCGGGTCGGGTGCCCCCGGCCCGCACGGGGCTGCGGGATACGGGGGCCCGGGGGCAGCCGCAGGCCGGGACTCGCTGCCCGCCGTCCGGGCCCCCGGCGGGGCCGGAGGAACCGGTTCGTTATCGCCTCGCCCAGCGGCCCCCGCCACCAggcagcgcccggcccggcgcAGGGCCGCCAGCGCCATCGTCCGCCGGCGCTGGGGCCAGACCCGGCGCTTCCCGGGGCAccggggccccgccgcggggcggggAACCACCGGGGGCAGGCGGGACACGCGCATCCcaccggcggcggggagggagaacgggggcaccgggaggaCGACGGGGGCCTCGAGGGGAGGACGGATGCCCCATGGGGAGGAGGACGAGGGCCCCGCGAGGCCTTGGGGACGCCCCCGCCCCACCGGGGCCAGGCCTCGCCGCGCAGCATACCCCCCGGACAGTGCCCCACCACCACCGCCCCTGCCCCCGGGCGACGGCGGCCAGGCCGCACGGGCACCGGTCCCGCCCACCCCGTGCCGGTTGACCAATAGCAGAGGAGGAAAGCGCTGCGCCTCCGCTGCCCCGCCCAATGGCGGAGGGCGCTGTGCTGGCGGCACCCCGCGCCTGCGCTGCCATGGCCGCCGCCATTTTGGCCGGCTCGTGGctgggcggcggggagggggggggcgggcgctGCGGCCGCGGCCGCCATTTTGTCGCTGAGGCGCTGGAGGGCGGCGGGAGCGGGCGGAGGGCGACGGAGTCAGCCCTGGTCCCGTGAACCGTGAGCAGCCGCCGCCGGCAGGGTACAGCCGGCCACAACTGGGACCTGGCGACTGCCTGCTTCGGTGAGAGGCTgggggggcgctgagggggcggccggggagcccgggaaggggccgggggaggccgcAGGGGGCCCTCCGGGGTTCTCAGGGGGCCCGGGGAGCCCCCGAGGTCTCTGCCCCTGAGGGAACCGGGGCCCGCCGCTGCCCAGGCCCGGGCTCCCTGGGGGCGGTTGGGGCCGGGCTTCTCGGGGCGGTTGGGGCCCGGCCTCGGCCCCCTGGGCCCGGCGCGCTGTGGCGGGGGAACGGGAAAAAATGATCATAAAAACGCTTAACGGTTAAAAAAACAGCCGGGTTTTAGCTCAGCGACTCGTTGGTGGCTTGTAAAACCCTGCCAGGAGGACGCTGTTCCGGGTATTGTGAGGATGAACGCTCGGTAGTGAGCGTTGGGCTTGATGGCGGTTATAAAAAACGAGGAATTGTTCCTCTCGTAGGCTTGCTCGTAGCCCGTTTAAGTAATACTcatcactgcaaaaacaccCAAGGCTTGAGCCGTGCTCGCAGGGTCGATAACAGCTGGGTTTAAATCCCTTTGCTGCTTTTGTGACCTGTGCGGCACGCTTTCATGCTAGACAACCACATTATGCCTGCGGGTGAGCTGCCTACCAAAGCGTTAGATAATAAAAATCCAAAGGGACTGCACATTTACAGTGTATCCCTGGCCAGCCAAGCTGTGGCAATTGTAGTGTAGCATAGGAAGATGGAgccttaatatttttaaagtatatagGACTTTTGTAGGGTAATCTTGGAATTTTATTGTGAAGTACATGGCATTATCTGCTTAAAGCAAATAGGGGTTTACACCTTGCTTATACTAACAGCTTAGGAACTGTAGCAGTGTCACTAGATGCAGTACTAAACAAGACGTTTAGGGGCCACCTTGGCTGCTGATGCACTGTATTTTTGCAGCATTACTTttaccagaggaaaaaattTCATTTCCTAAAAAGAAGGCTGCTTAGTAAGAATTAAGTTAACATAAATGTCTAATTTATTAAACCTGCCGCATCATGGCAATGGCCTACAAAACTTAATAAAACTGTGCTGATAAAATAGCAGTTATTTGCCCAGTTCTTGATTCTCTGTACCAAAGGAGCTGGAATGCAGGTTTTTGAATGTTTAGCTGATTAAATGCAAGATCTCCGTGCTGTTTGTTAAATCTGGCTCTCGTGTTTTGCAGATTCTGTTGATCTGAAGATGGCTGCACAGTCAGCACCGAAGGTTGTGCTAAAGAGCACCACCAAGATGTCTCTGAACGAGCGGTGAGGAAGCCAACAGCAGCTTCAGCTCATAAGAAATTTTTTTACTTAATTATCA
Proteins encoded in this region:
- the S100A1 gene encoding protein S100-A1, with protein sequence MASQLEGAMETLINVFHHYSGKEGDKYKLSKKELKELLQSELGCFLETQKDTGAVEKIMQDLDENGDGEVDFQEYVVLVAALTVACNTFFWENA